The nucleotide window GCCACAAACACGGACCGTTCTTTGAATCTTTCGAATTGTTTTACAGACATTGACTGTACTCCATTAGTAATTAGCTGTGGTGGCTGAATAATTCACCCGGAGCGCATCGGCTTCACGGAGTTCATTGTGAATCTGAGAGATAACCCCCATCTGCACATTCCGGTCCGCTCTGATAGATACGATCAGCTGGGGATCGGCCACACGTTTGGAATACATAACCTTTCTCACGTCATTCACCTGGATCAGTTTATCATCCACAGATATCACACCGTCTCGTCCCACAAAAATATAGGATACATGCCGTTTGGTTTCTACTTTTTCAATCTTACGGGCCTGTGGAAGAATCACCTTCAATCCTTCAAACTGGCGCATGGTTGTCGTCATCATGAAAAAGATCAACAACATGAAAATAATATCAGGCATAGATGACGTGGGGATTTCAGCTTTCAGCTTTGTTTTTTTCTTTATCGCCATAGTATTGCCTTATTTATTCCGAATCGGCGATGGAAATACGGGTTGCATTCGCCAATTTCAACTGATCTATCACTTTAATATAATCCTGGTATTTTGTATTTTCCGCTGTTTGTACAGAGAAAATCATCAGGGAATTTTGTGAAAGGAGCCGTTGAGCTTCACGGCTGATTTCCCGGGGCTGTACTTCCTTATCGTTCATAAGGACTTGTCCCGAAGCATTCACCAGGACATTCGTGATATTTTTAGGATTCACCTTAAATTCCCCGCCTTTCCCCGGCAAGACGAATCCAATCCCCTTATCCGGATCGATGGTAGAGACCAGAAGAAAAAAGACCAGGAGCAAAAAAGCAATGTCGGACATAGATGACGAGGGGATTTCAGCTTTTTTACGTTTTCTATTTTTTACAAGCATAGATTTAATCCGGCCTTATTTTTTCATTTTTAAGGATAATACATCCACCAGGGTTACGGCACTTTTTTCCAGGTCGATAACCATTTTATCAATACGGCTCATGAACCAGTTCTGGAAAATGGAGATAATCACAGCCACAATCAAGCCAAACAATGTCGTCAGCAAGGCTTCAGAAATACCGCTGGCCACAATAGCGGGTGAAATATCATTGGCAGCAGCCACATCGTTAAAAGCACTTACCATACCCGAAACCGTACCAATAAATCCAAGCATAGGTGCAATTGTGATAGCTGTCGAAAGCCAGATCTGGTTCTTTTCAAGAAATGCCATTTCCAGAGAACCGGCAGATTCAATCACTTTTTCCACCCGTTCCAGCCCCTGATCCATACGGCTGAGGGCTTCATGATAAATCGCTGCAACAGGGCTGCTGGATTTTTCACATTCTTCCTTAGCAGCTTCCGGTCCTTCTTCCCTGAGAATCGTTTCAATTTTCTTCAGGAATGAGCGGGTTCTGAGTTCAGCAGCTGTGAGTGAATAAAACCGTTCAAATACAATGATGAGTCCAAAAATGAACACACCAAGGATCCAGGGCATAAACGGACCGCCCTTTACAAATAATTCAACCATGGATATGAACCTCCGATCTTAATTGAAAAGTTGTTTCAAACATCATTGCCAGCCATTTTACTCAAAGCAATGTTTAATGTCAATTCTTTTTAGCACGGTTCAAGGCTTTAATCCCGGCAGTTTTTTAGCATCGGAAATGTGTTCCAGAGCAGCTTTAAACTGATTATCAGTAAGAAGACGCGCTTTGTAAAATGCGTTATTACCCCACCACATTTTAGCCATTTCCGATTTCAGTTGCATCTCAATGTAATCTTTGTCTTTTTGCAGGTCTTCAAGCGTTAAGGATTCAACCTTATCCCCAACAAAGGTCAGAAAATCCTCAAGATATCCTTCGGGAAGATCTGCGTTGAAGATAAATGTTTCGGCATTTGCAGGAGGATCAGGATACTTTTTACTCAATTCCTGAGCAAATTTGAAAAAGAGCCGGTCGCTGTGCTGAAAGACCTTCACTGTTGACTTAGACAGGTTCAATTGTCTTTTAACCAGCACATCAGGCGTAATGCCTCCACCTCCGTAAACAATCCTTCCGGATCTGGTCTTAAAAACCGGTTTATCTGTTGTATCATGAGCTGTTGAATCAGCCTCATCCGCTAAAATAATGGACTCATAGTAATCCTGCAGACCATTATTGTAGGGACGTTGAATCAGTCTGCCGGAAGGAGTGTAATACCGCGCAACGGTTACCCGGACAGCCGAACCATCTTTCAGAGGCCACTGCCGCTGAACAAGTCCTTTACCAAAGCTGGTCTCCCCCACAATCATTCCCCGGTCCAGATCCTGAAGAGCTCCGCTGACAATTTCCGAAGCACTGGCTGAGCCCCGATTAATCATGACCACAACGGGCAAATCTTTAAATTCGCCTTTCCCTGTAGCATAAAATTCTTCGTTGGCATTGGGTAAACGGCCTTTGGTATAGACAATCATGTCACCGGCATTCAGAAAATGATCCAGCATTTCCACTGCCTCATTCATATAGCCTCCGCCGTTATAGCGCAAATCAATGATGAGAGCTGTCATGCCTTGTGCTTCCAAATCATGAAGGGCAGCAGAAAATTCCTCGGCTGTTTTTTGAGAAAACCGGTTCACAAGGACATATCCTATATTTTCATCGACGAGGAAATGGGCGAGGACAGAGTAAATGGGAATATCATCCCGGATAATTTCCACTTCAAAAGGTTCTTCTTCCCCTACCCGTTTTACCGTGAGGGTAACGGATGTCCCTTTGGGTCCACGGAGTTTTTTAAACGTTTCTTCCTGTGTGATTTTATAAGCAGATTCACCATTAATTTTGAGGAACTTATCCCCGGATTGCAAGCCTACCCGTTCGGATGGGGTGCCCACAATAGGTGAAATAACCGTGATGTATCCATCAATAATATCAAATTCGATTCCAATTCCCTGAAAGTTCCCCTGGAATTCTTCCTTAACGGTTTTCAGCTTTTCCTTGTTGATATAGACAGAGTGGGGATCCAATTCTTCCAGCATCCCCCGGTATGCCCCCTCCATTGTTTTGGCCCAGTCTACCTCGTCTACATAACTCTCATTAATAATGGAGATGATGTCATTCATCACCGCAATTTTCAAATATAAATCATCAACTGAAGCGGAGATTTTGGGGTAAAATATAGCTGTTGCCAATAACAGAATGGTCAGTGTGGAGAGAAATATTTTCTTTTTCATTGTTTTCATCATTTTCACATGTTAACCAGATTGTTAATATACGTTTTTACCGTGTAAGTCAAAAGCCTTAATCGGTACGGGAACCGGCATGAATTGAACGTGACAGATAATCAATCATCTTTTTAGCCAGATCTGCAGGCTGGTGGTCATTCAGCTGGGCATTGTAGAAAATGATGATTGTTTCTGTTGTCATGGGATTCCGAAGCATAACGGATGTAAAACCCGGCAGCCCCCCCAGATGCCCATACCATGATTCATACCGAAGAATTCCAGGACCGTAATATCCTCCTTCAATTGTTGTCGGTACTTCATGTTGCAACCGAAATGCGTGACTTTCAGCGGACATAAGGCTTCCGTCAGTTAAAAAGACTGCATATTCCCGTAAATCCCGGAGAGTGGAAATCACGGCACCTGCCGCCCAGGCGACGGAAATATCGTAGGATTCTGACCAGTCGACAGGATATCCAGTATCCCCGGCGTAATATCCTTTGGGATGGGGCTCGGGCATGTCGTTGCCTGTCTCCGGAAAAGTCGTGTGGAATAATCCGCAAGGCTCAAAAATCCGGTCATTCAATTCATTTGCCAGGGATTTTCCGGTAATTTGCTCAATAATGCGGCCCAGGATAATGGTATTGGTATTGCTGTAATGCCAGTTTTCTCCCGGTTCGGACAAGGGTGTTAAAGAGGTTCCCAGTGCAATCAGAGAATCGGGATGCCATATATGGAGAGGATCTGCCAGGGCCATTTGCATAAAATGGGGATGTGTGGAATAATCAGCTATGCCGCTTGTCATGTCCGATAACATGAGGAGTGTAATGGAATTGCTATGGGGTATGTCCGGCCTGAACTGTGACAGGGTGTCTTCCATGGACAACAGGCCTTCATCAATCAACTGAAACAGAACGGTGTTGACCATGGTTTTTGTTATGCTGGCAATCCTGAAATACATATCCGTTTCCATGGGTTTTCCTTCCATCAGGTCGGCAAATCCCGTGGCATATTCCCAGGCTGTTTGGGAGCTGTCCGACCAGTATCCGGCAATGATCCCCGGAACGGGTGTCTGATCAACCACTGAATCGCAGAGACTTTCAAAATAGTTTGTCTCTTCCCCGGATGTTTCAGGTGCTGTATTTCCTCCTTCCTCACATCCCGTGCCAAAAACAATAATGAGAAAGATGAAATACCATAGCATTCGTTTCGGCATCATTATTCCTTTATAATATTCACACAATTTATTTTATCAACACACATTTTTGAGAAGCATAACGGCCTCCGGCACGGAGTGTGAGAAAATAGATTCCCGAGCTGAATTCCGAAGCATCCCAGACAAGTCTGTGTGTTCCTTTTTCAAAGGTGACATTTGCAAGAGTTGTAACTTGTTCCCCTTTGACATCAAACACACGAAGTTCTACATGGCAATCCTCCGGAAGGGAAAAGTGAATGGTGGTTTGGGGATTAAAGGGATTGGGATATACAGCTTGGAGGGCAAATATCTCAGGATACACTTCCATATTGATCTCACTACCGGTCTGAATGGTAAAGACGGCATCGCTTGTATCGGCAGCATCGCTATCCCGGTCCAGGATCCGCACAAGGCATTCTGTGGAAGAAATATCCGGTGCAATCCAGTCGTATGCACCAAGGGGAGCCTCAACCCGATAGCGGATTGTGTTCCAGTCTGACCCGCCGTCATTCGAATACTCCAGCTTTACGTTTTCAACATAAGCGCTGGTCCATGTTATCATTATGGTATCCCCTGCCGTGAACAATTCACCCCCATTGGGTGTCAGAAGTGTTACAGATTGTTCAATGATGCTGAAATTCATATTACTCTCATCGGCAATCAGGGAATCGGAGAAATCTCTGATACGGATGCGGCAAGTTTCGCTGTTTACTTTCGGCACCTGCCAGGTAAAAACACCTTCCTCGGCCGGAAGACCATGAATGATCATTTGCCAATCCATTCCATCATTTACGCTGTATTCGAGACAGACAGAATCCGTTTGTTCCGAAATCCATTCTATTGTTTGTTCCGCTCCCGGACTCCAGATTTCACCGCCGTCGGGAGAAGTGATTTTGACGTATTTTTCTGAATGTTCAACAGGGAATTCGTGAAAACTCAGGGCACTGTTGCCATGGGTATTATTCACCCAGGGACCCTGATACTCAACAATACTGTTGAAATAGCTGTTATCGGGAAGATAGGTAATATGGGATATAAAATTAGGTCCGCGAAGTGTCAGAACCAGGGAGTCTCCCCTGGCTTCCCCATGGGATATCATTTCCCGGGTTCCTTCCGGAAAGAAATAATTCTCCATCGTATACTCCCCGACAGGATCGGGCCACCGGAGAGATTGTCCTTCATCAAAAACAAGAATCACCTGCTGTTTTGTGTAGTCATACATTGCCTGTTGAATAACCGGAGAATGAATGCCCGGTGTATCCAACGCATGATAAAAATCCGTCCGAATCAGATCAAAGGTCCGGTCAGCCATTGCCATATACCCATCATAACTGAAATGAAGACCATCATACCCGGGGAGCCCGCAGGTTGCAATGATTTCAAGATCATATTCCGGAAAGAAATCGGGCAGTGTCCGTTGCATCTCACGAAAAACACCCTGGGCCGTCCCTGGGCCGCCGGGGCGGAGTTGATA belongs to Candidatus Neomarinimicrobiota bacterium and includes:
- a CDS encoding biopolymer transporter ExbD, giving the protein MAIKKKTKLKAEIPTSSMPDIIFMLLIFFMMTTTMRQFEGLKVILPQARKIEKVETKRHVSYIFVGRDGVISVDDKLIQVNDVRKVMYSKRVADPQLIVSIRADRNVQMGVISQIHNELREADALRVNYSATTANY
- a CDS encoding biopolymer transporter ExbD encodes the protein MLVKNRKRKKAEIPSSSMSDIAFLLLVFFLLVSTIDPDKGIGFVLPGKGGEFKVNPKNITNVLVNASGQVLMNDKEVQPREISREAQRLLSQNSLMIFSVQTAENTKYQDYIKVIDQLKLANATRISIADSE
- a CDS encoding MotA/TolQ/ExbB proton channel family protein — encoded protein: MVELFVKGGPFMPWILGVFIFGLIIVFERFYSLTAAELRTRSFLKKIETILREEGPEAAKEECEKSSSPVAAIYHEALSRMDQGLERVEKVIESAGSLEMAFLEKNQIWLSTAITIAPMLGFIGTVSGMVSAFNDVAAANDISPAIVASGISEALLTTLFGLIVAVIISIFQNWFMSRIDKMVIDLEKSAVTLVDVLSLKMKK
- a CDS encoding S41 family peptidase; this translates as MKKKIFLSTLTILLLATAIFYPKISASVDDLYLKIAVMNDIISIINESYVDEVDWAKTMEGAYRGMLEELDPHSVYINKEKLKTVKEEFQGNFQGIGIEFDIIDGYITVISPIVGTPSERVGLQSGDKFLKINGESAYKITQEETFKKLRGPKGTSVTLTVKRVGEEEPFEVEIIRDDIPIYSVLAHFLVDENIGYVLVNRFSQKTAEEFSAALHDLEAQGMTALIIDLRYNGGGYMNEAVEMLDHFLNAGDMIVYTKGRLPNANEEFYATGKGEFKDLPVVVMINRGSASASEIVSGALQDLDRGMIVGETSFGKGLVQRQWPLKDGSAVRVTVARYYTPSGRLIQRPYNNGLQDYYESIILADEADSTAHDTTDKPVFKTRSGRIVYGGGGITPDVLVKRQLNLSKSTVKVFQHSDRLFFKFAQELSKKYPDPPANAETFIFNADLPEGYLEDFLTFVGDKVESLTLEDLQKDKDYIEMQLKSEMAKMWWGNNAFYKARLLTDNQFKAALEHISDAKKLPGLKP
- a CDS encoding beta-lactamase family protein, translated to MPKRMLWYFIFLIIVFGTGCEEGGNTAPETSGEETNYFESLCDSVVDQTPVPGIIAGYWSDSSQTAWEYATGFADLMEGKPMETDMYFRIASITKTMVNTVLFQLIDEGLLSMEDTLSQFRPDIPHSNSITLLMLSDMTSGIADYSTHPHFMQMALADPLHIWHPDSLIALGTSLTPLSEPGENWHYSNTNTIILGRIIEQITGKSLANELNDRIFEPCGLFHTTFPETGNDMPEPHPKGYYAGDTGYPVDWSESYDISVAWAAGAVISTLRDLREYAVFLTDGSLMSAESHAFRLQHEVPTTIEGGYYGPGILRYESWYGHLGGLPGFTSVMLRNPMTTETIIIFYNAQLNDHQPADLAKKMIDYLSRSIHAGSRTD
- a CDS encoding T9SS type A sorting domain-containing protein, with amino-acid sequence MRKIRLICIMLLAVFYTLNLKGNTGPVLFINKPVDYQLFTRDQTDSAKVLISGTVTETGYDSIALECYKNDTLYDTQVSYLSYSNDQASFFFKCLIHAELSTYDFSLFLITEGVRTPVWTAENIVCGDAFILTGQSNSHYAFASDTWQNTFCRTFGVKTANSNYNVYNPADTLWTMSYAYSSTGPNVGSMGLALQRKIMEEEGIPTCLFNGGTGGSSISEHFKNEEMPEDLNTIYGKLLYRIRKSGVTRIRAILWHQGENDADLNPALAYPERFSRLVQAWQEDYTPERYYVYQLRPGGPGTAQGVFREMQRTLPDFFPEYDLEIIATCGLPGYDGLHFSYDGYMAMADRTFDLIRTDFYHALDTPGIHSPVIQQAMYDYTKQQVILVFDEGQSLRWPDPVGEYTMENYFFPEGTREMISHGEARGDSLVLTLRGPNFISHITYLPDNSYFNSIVEYQGPWVNNTHGNSALSFHEFPVEHSEKYVKITSPDGGEIWSPGAEQTIEWISEQTDSVCLEYSVNDGMDWQMIIHGLPAEEGVFTWQVPKVNSETCRIRIRDFSDSLIADESNMNFSIIEQSVTLLTPNGGELFTAGDTIMITWTSAYVENVKLEYSNDGGSDWNTIRYRVEAPLGAYDWIAPDISSTECLVRILDRDSDAADTSDAVFTIQTGSEINMEVYPEIFALQAVYPNPFNPQTTIHFSLPEDCHVELRVFDVKGEQVTTLANVTFEKGTHRLVWDASEFSSGIYFLTLRAGGRYASQKCVLIK